Sequence from the Spirochaetales bacterium genome:
ATGTTTTTAAAAATCTGTTTTTTTCATTATTGCTCGTTTTAATATTATTGGTAACAAGTATTATCATCGTTGTCCCTTTCTGGTTTTTTTCAACCTCCTTTACGATGAGTTATACGATATTTGTCATTGTATTGTTCTTGGTAATCGCGCTTTTCCTTTTGATATGGAAGATATCGAAAGGAAAGCATTGGAAGAAAATAGGGATGTTTTTCGCCCTTCTTGTCGAATTTGTTATGATACTTGCCCTCTATATGAATGAAGCGGTGGAAATCAATATTATCGCCGTACTATTATCGTTTGAGTTTCTTTTTTTTCTGACATTAATTAAGAAAAAAACCGAACTGATATTTCCCGGAATGGCAAAAATTATTATATTTATTGCTTTTTGCGGTCTTGTCTATGCAGTCTCTGTTTGTATAAGCAGAAATCTGTTATGGCTGGGAATACCCGTAGGGATCGTTTATTTTCTCATCTTTGGCAATCTTGTTTATGAAAAACAGAAGAATTTTAAGAAATATTTTCTCGAAAAGACCCGTGAAAAGGAAGCATAGACTCATAATATATTTCCTCTTGAACCTGTTCTTTATACGGGATATGTATGCCGATTATCCCGAACTTACATCGTTATCCAATTCGGACATACTTTACAAACAGCTTCAGGATGATATAAGCGCATATTACCGGAGTCTCTACTCCGGAAAAGAGAAAGGAAGGCCGCCACTCACTTTTTTTACGTATTCAATTGAAACGAAGGATGACCTGTTTTCGGTGTCCGCTAAGGTTAATATTCCATACGAAACACTTGCGACATTGAACAGAATCGGAAATACATCTTTTTTTCGAGATGTCGGGATGATCATCATTCCGAATACCCCCGGAATATTTGTTCCCGATGATCCCGAATCCGACCTTGAACAGATAATGCACAGCTTCAGACTTCAGGGCGGCGCCGGATCGGGTAATGGCGTCATTGTAATGGCAAAAATCAGAGAGAAAATGCAGAAATTTTATTTTTTTCCAGGAAGCAGATTCCATCCGGTCGAGCGTGCATATTTTCTCCAGATTCTTTTCCGCTTCCCCGTCAGGACGGGAAAAGTCACCTCTGCTTTCGGAAACAGAAAAAATCCTTTTTCCGGTCATCCGGAAGTCCATAATGGCATCGATATAGGGGCAAAGGCAGGTTCGGATGTCTATGCGGCACGTGATGGAAAAATAATAGAAACGGGATATAGTGAGATATATGGCAACTATATTCTGATTTCACATCCGGGAGGGTATCAATCTTTTTATGGACATTTAAAGGAAATTTGTGTAACATTATTGCAGGAGGTGTATTCGGGAATGATTATCGGAAAAGTCGGTACAACGGGACGTTCGACCGGACCTCATCTTCATTTTGAAATAAGAAGGAACGGGAAAGCGCAAGATCCCGCTACTTTTTTTGATTAACCGGGTTTATGACAATGAGATATTTTTATAATACTGTACTCACAATCATATGGGTGGCCTTGTTTACCGTAACCGCTTTTTCGGAGACTATCAGGGGTCCGATTATCGATCATATCGTTATCGAAGGGGAGGCCGGTTACAGAAAACAGGCGGAAGTCAAAGCGGGAGGTCTCATTTTTGTCTCTCTTGGTGAAAATAAAAGGTTTCTTAAGGGACTTCAGCTTCAAATCAACATGAGTGATCTGCTTAAACGGTATTCGGACTGTTTCGCCCTGGAATTATATCATTCGATTTCTCCCGATCCGGATACGGGCATTGTCGAGTTCAGCGGGAAACGGGTGTTTTTTAATGTCCTTCCCGTACTCAATAAACTCTATGTGATAATACCGGTGGGCGAAAATGGAGGTAATTCCGGATATCGACAACCCGATAAATTCGTCCTTTCGGTCCCGATACCGTTCGACCGCTTTCCGATTCTCATCTCGATTCAACCTGTCGCCAAGGGTGTTCCGGATTCTGTCCTTGAAAAGGATTTTTATTTTAATATCGAACCGGAACTCGATAAAAAGGGTATTTTGGAGCTTTCAATCAAAAAACCTGCCGGTTTGGAATCACGATTATATGATATCTATATCGATGATGTTCTCCTTGACGGAACACAAAACTCTTACATTTTTCCTGAAGGTCTCCATTCTCTTAAGGTGAGATCCGAAACGTTTACGGAAGAAAATACCAGTTTTTCGATAGAAGCGGGAAAAACAACACGGATAGAAATCATACTAAAGCGTAGTAAACCTATTCTTATTGTCGATGCGATCGAAGGAGCATCGCTTTTCCTGGATGGAGAAAAACTAAATATCACCTCAGGTGAGGAAATGGCGATTGAAGAAGGCCCTCATACGATTCTAATAAAAATAGGTAGTCAGACAATAACAAAAAAGATTGATGTAATAAGCGGAAAAAGGTATATTATATCGCTGATTTTTGATATAATAATAAAGGAAAACTAATTTTTTATACGGTCGAAGTCGATAATATCAATGTCGGTGACCTATATAGTTCCCCTCCCAGTTACTATATTACACCGGCATTTTGAGGAATAGGTCGGCTCTTTCAAGAGTCGGCCTGTTTTTTTTATGTAAAGATCTCTATCGACGATAAAGCAATCAAAATGTCGAAAATAATTAAAAAATACACGAATTTTAAAAAACAATAGGATTTCTCGGAAAAAGACGCCTGTACGGGATTTTTACCCCAAGGAGGAAGCAACGGTACGGATCGTCACGAGAATTGCGGTAAATAGTATTGACAATTTTTATATCCCGTTTTAATGTTATACATGTCATTTCCACGTCGAAAAAAACTTGTTGTCGATATACTGTTGGGAATTATTTTTGTTTTAGCCGTTGTCTTTGGGGTGCTGTTGGGACTTTCTCTTGCCGTCATGCACAGCGTCAATCTTGAAGAACTTGATCCGACAAAATCGGCCTTACCCACGCAGATTTTTGATATTAATGGAGAGCTTATATCGGAATTTTATACCGATGAACGACGGGAGATCGTCTCCCTTGACGTCATACCCGATCATCTCGTACATGCCATTCTCACAAGAGAAGATCAGGATTTTTATAGTCATCCCGGTTTCAACATAAAAAGAATCATAAGTGCCGCTTTTCATTTGATGATAGGTCAGTATGCCGGAGGAGGAAGCACGATTACACAGCAGGTCGCAAAAAACCGGTACTGTGACCGAACCGAGTTCACCCTGAGTAGAAAACTGGTCGAGTTATGGTACGCTTTCCAGCTCGAACGCCAATATACAAAAAATGAAATACTCGAGTTTTATATCAATGAAGTCCCTTTCGGAGGTGGTACGAATGGTGTTGAAGCCGCTTCCCTGTATTATTTCGGCCATTCCGCTCGTGAGATAACCCTCGCAGAATCCGTTATTCTGGCAAATCTTATCGCGGCACCCACAAAATATTCTCCCTTTCAGAATCCGGATACCGCCAGAAAAAGGCAGCAGGAAATTCTCGAACAGATGGTGGCACTCGGATATACAACGGAAGAAGAAGCGGACAAATCCTACAGGGAATATTGGGCGAGTTATGATTACACACGCGCCGGCGGCGGAATGTATGAGTTCCGGACGGATAACGCTCCATGGTTCAGCTGGTATATATTTTCACAACTCGAAGAACTCGGATTCAATGCCGATGCCATTTATAAAGGGGGGCTCAAGGTCTATACGACCCTTAATCTCGAATATCAGGAACTGGCACGCGAAATCATGGTCAGATCAATTGAAAATGTCAATAAAAAGTACGAGAATGTAAAAAATACACGGCTGCAATATGGTGATAAAGTATTTCTACCGATTATCGACCTGCTTTCGCTTACATTTAATATAAGGGATATTCGCACGGCAGGACAAAAGGAACGGCAGCGGGCAATCCAATATTACCGGGAACATCTTAACCCTCTGGTCGATTTAATGTCGACAATGTTCGGGGACGATGATTTAAAAATGTGTGCCGATTCTATCCATGAAAAAGAAAAGAAAATTGTGAAAAAGACAGAGGTTGAAGGTGCGCTTGTCTGTATCGATTCACGAACGGGACATATTTTAGCAATGGTCGGCGGAAGCAGCCTCTCAAGCAGGACGAACTGGTTCAACAGGGCCGTCGATGCAAAAGTTCAGCCCGGTTCAGCATTCAAGCCGCTTTATTATTCGGCCGCGATAGAGGACGGGGTATTAACGCCGGCATCAATGATCGTCGACGCGCCGGTGATATTCTGGAATGACGATGGGACGCCGTATACGCCGCTCAATTATAAAGGCCGGTGGTACGGAAGGGTATTGGCAAGATATGCCCTGGCCAAGTCACTCAATGTTCCTTCTCTCAAGGTCTTGAGCCGTGTCGGATTCGACAGGGCGATAGCAAACGCGAGCAAGATGCTGGGAATAAAGGATAAAAGGGAAATAGAGAGTAATTTCCCGAGAAAATATCCGCTCGGGCTTGGAATTGCCGAAGTGTCTCCCCTGCAGATGGCACGGGCATATGCGACGTTTCCGAATGAAGGGATGGCGGTCGAACCGATCGGTATCCGGTTTATCGAAGACCGTCACGGCAAGAAAATCAGGGAGCCGGAGAAGGAATTACGTGCACGGCAAAAACAGGGCGGAAACGCGTTGAGGATCATGAGTCAGCAGACAGCCTATATTATGACAGATATGATGAAGAGTGTCGTCAGTTACGGAACCCTTGCGGGACAGGCAAGGAAATTCAAGGACAGGCCGATTGCAGGAAAGACGGGGACGACACAGAACTGGTCGGATGCCTGGGCAGTAGGGTTTACACCACAGATTACGACGTCCGTATGGTTCGGATTCGATACGCCGGGCAATTCGCTGGGTGTCGATCTGAACGGGGCCGCGATTGCCGGGCCTGTATGGGGAGAGTTCATGTATCGGCTTCACAACAACCTCCCTGTGGAAGAATTTAAAAAACCTGAAACGGGATTAATCGAGGTTGAAATATGCGCGAAATCGGGATTGTTACCGGACCTCGAAGGATATTGTAAAAATGAGACGAGACTCGAGTTGTTTAAAAAAGGAACCGAGCCAAAGACGTACTGCGATCTCCATCGGACTGAAAGCGAACGGCGGGCTAAAATAAAATCGAAATTACATGACGCACTTTATTATGATGATCCACAGGAAATAAGTATGTCTGAATTCGAAAAAAGTCTTGCAGAGGATACGGAAGGAGAAACGGTATCAGGGGTTACACCGGAACCGGAGGATGCTGAAAGCGGGAATTACATCGATTATGATGAGGAAGATGAAGTTGATATTTTTCAGAATAACCCTCTGCTTGATGAGTAGAAACCGGCGTCAGGCAATTATCCTGCGATGAAAGGATTGTATCGGTATGCAACTTCCTGTTGATGCAATAAAAATTAAAAAACGAATACGAAAAGATCTGGGTGACCTCTCTCCGCTTGTAGCAAGTATTAAAAAATACGGACAATTGAGTCCGATCATCGTCGATCCGGACTATATATTGATTGCAGGGCACAGAAGGCTCGAGGCGGTAAAACGACTGGGTTTACGGACAATAGAAGTCATTGTCACCGACAGTGAGAATGAGATCGATAAGATCGAGATCGAACTCGAAGAGAATATACAACGGAGAAATCTTTCGACAGATGAAATTTCAGACGGCATTAACACCCTGCACAGGCTGAGGAATCCGAATATAATTCAGCGGATTATCAATTTTTTCAAACGGCTTTTTCGATGGCTGATTAAAAACCTGAGAAATGGCAAAACACGCTCCTAGCGCCAGTTTCCAATCATGATGAACGGGGCCCAATAGAATGGGTGTGAGTAGCGTTTGTCGCGTAGCAGCATAAGCTGAGCCGTCCGTAACGCGTCGAGTTTATCGTTATCAACGTCATTGAGTTCCCTATAAAATGATATGACAAATTCACTTGTCGATACATCATCGACTTCCCAGAGTGTGGCGATAAGTGTCGGCGGACCGGCCATGGCGAAAGCTTCCGCCAAGGATAACAGCTCGGACCCGTTTCCCCCCGATGTATCCATCGCGGTCTGACAGGCGGAAAGAAATACAAGACCGGTTTTTTCTCGAAGTGCCGTGTATCCGGCAACTTCGAGCAATGTCAGTCTTTTTTCTTCATTTGTTTTCCCGGCAAAAAGAAGATACGATTCGAGGGGATTATTGAGAATAACCCCATGAGTGGCGAGATGAATGATGTCGTAATTTTTGGCGTACATGAAAAATTTTTCTTTTGTCGCTTCCGATTTCGTCAAAATAACCGCGTTTGTCGTAAATACTTCTTTTTTAAGCATTTCTATTTCTTTCGATGCAGCAGGGAGACTGCCGTCGGGATTACCGAGCGCGAGAATATTCTTTAATTTCCTTTTGTCTGCTTTAAGCATATCGGTGAACGTCGCGGAAGTCGTGTATGAAACTCTTTTCGTTTCGACGAGATAATGGGGATCTGTACATTCATCGGTGATGAGGGCATGAAAGGGGAGGTAATAGAGAATACCGAAGGGAACGATCACTATGTTTTCGAACATTTCCATTTCTTTCTCGACGGGTTTGATCAGGACGGTGTATAATTTTTTCCCTTCTTTGACAAGATCGTTCATCCGGGGAGAGTGAGGTTTCTGACATAATCGCAAGTAATCCAGTACGGAGCGTTCCAGTACGGCAGTTTCGATCTCGACGGATTTTGCAAAAAAGTAATCCTTTCCGATGCAAAAAATATAAAGACCATTATCCGAAATAAAATATTCAAGAATCAGGCTGCCTGCGGGTATATCCTTCTGAATATCGGCTAGTGTTGTCGGAGTGATTGTAAGGGCATCATACATTTTTCTGTTTTGAACCTTTAATTTTAGCATCCATTGATTGAACTCCCCTTCTGTTGTGGCAAGTGTGTTGCTTAGTATCCGTATTTTTACCTTGTCCTGTTCTTCGACCGGTTTTCCCTTTTCCTCCTGAAGCTTTTTTTCGATAGCATCTTTCTTTTTCTCGTATTTGTCGACATTGACCAGCGTCTCCTTGAGAGTCGCGTCGAAAGCTTTCGGCTTTACTTCACCGAACGCATCCTTGATGATCTTGGATTTACTTTCTTCGATATACTTGAACGCTTCCTCCTGCCTGTCCCCCTTGATAAGGGCTTCGATAAGCCGTTTATAGACATTAATCTGACGTTCCTGTTCGGAAAAACCCTTTTTTTGAGTATCACTCGTTATCCTGTTTTTTATGGCGGAAAGAGTGTCGACGGCGGCAAGGTAATATTCAATCGCTTTCCCGCTGTTCTTTTTCGATTCATAATCGATACCGGCATTCAGCTGATATTTCCATTTCTCGGAATTATTTCCAAGGGAGGTGGCTATTTCTATCGCTGAAAGATGACAGGCAAGCGCATCGTCGTATCGTTTCATTTTCTGTAATGTTTCACCCTTCTCATTAAGCCCTTGCATTTCCGTATATTTATTGTTCAAAGAGCGAACAATAGCGAGCCCTTCGTCGTGAAAGGCCAACGCACGTTTGTAATCATGTTGCCGTGAGTAAGTGACACCGATATTGGAGGTCGCCACGCCGTCAAGGAGCGTATAGCCGATAAGTCTCGCAATGGTAAGTGATTCGGTAAAACATTCGAGTGCCTTGTTGTAGTCTTTGGTAAACTCGAGGTGTACCCTGCCGATATCATTCAATGCAACCGAACGTTCGGATTTGTTTCCGAGGGCCGTCGCTGTATCCAGAAAGTGTCTGAAAGCCTTGAGTGCGTTGTCACCATCGCCGAGATCAAAATAAATATCACCTATCCCACGGTACGACCAGAGTTCATTCACGTGATCGTCATCTGCTCTTGCTTTCGTGAGCGCTTTCAGCTTGAAATCGAGGCCTTTCGAGTAATCGCCGCTGTCGACATAGGCACTCCCTATTTCGCTCAGTGTCGTTGCTTCGCCGCTTGAGTTCATTATTTTCTGATGGATCGAAAGCGCCCGCTCGTAATACTCGAACATGAGTTCGGTTTCCCCGAGAAGGCCAAAAGTACTGCCGAGTGGGACAAGGGTCATGGCCGCTTCATTTGAAAGATCATTATTCGAATGATAAATCTCTTGAGCCCGTTGTTTGTAATCCATCGTATTATCGAAATCACCGATACTTTTATAATAATCACCTAACGATGATAGATAATGTGCTACAAGCGTCTCGTTGCCCGCCTCATCGGCCAGGATGCCCGCCTGCTTGTAGCAGGAGAGTGCGTCGGTATGGTTGAACATATTCGCATGGCACCATCCCATACGAAGGAGACACCATATTTCTCCTTCTTTCGCGCCAACTTCCCTGTAGGCAGAACGGGCCAGTTGTGCGTATTCAAGTGAATGTTCGTATTCGGCGCGGTTGTAGAAATCGCCTGAAATAGAGTAAAGGTGTTTCGCTTCTTTCCCCTTGCGGGCCGTTTCCATGAGTTTGAAAACCGAATCAGGATCGGCTCCCTTTTGAACCGCCCTTTCAAAGTCGGTAAGCGCGTCATCGAAATACTCCCAGTAAAGATCGTTTTCACCGAGTTTACGATATACCGCAGGATCATCCGGATTCTTTTCAAGCAGTATTTGTGCGTCGATGTAGGCAATCCATGCGTTCAGGTTGTAGTTTTTTCTGATCCCGAAAGCCTTTTCGATATACGTTTTTGCCTGTTCGTATTTGCCAAGGCGACAGTACGAATATCCAAGATAGGCGAGGGCGACGGGATCGTTTCGTTTCAACTTGATGACCCTGTTCAGTTCAATAATCGACTGCCCGTAATCTTCGAGCCCATAAAGCGCTCGTCCGAGTCGAAGCCGCGCCCCGACATTATTGCTGTTCATATCCAGAAGCTGTTTTGTTTCAAGCAGACATTCAATATCGATAAGGTCGTTACGTGCTTCCCAGTAATCCTTGTCGATCTCGAGACTCTGGCGGAGATACTTCCGGGACTCACTGTAATCGCCTTTGATGGCATACGCGGTACCAAGATTTCGAAGGGGATATTTATAGTCGGGGTCGCAGTCGACCGCTTTCAAAAAGCTTTCGATCGCTTTATCGATCAAAGAGCGTTTCAGATATATATACCCCCGTATATTGTAACCCCACCCGTCTTCCGGATTTATCGTAATGCCTTTTTCGACCCAATCGAGCGCCTTTGTATAATCTTTTTTTTC
This genomic interval carries:
- a CDS encoding PBP1A family penicillin-binding protein → MSFPRRKKLVVDILLGIIFVLAVVFGVLLGLSLAVMHSVNLEELDPTKSALPTQIFDINGELISEFYTDERREIVSLDVIPDHLVHAILTREDQDFYSHPGFNIKRIISAAFHLMIGQYAGGGSTITQQVAKNRYCDRTEFTLSRKLVELWYAFQLERQYTKNEILEFYINEVPFGGGTNGVEAASLYYFGHSAREITLAESVILANLIAAPTKYSPFQNPDTARKRQQEILEQMVALGYTTEEEADKSYREYWASYDYTRAGGGMYEFRTDNAPWFSWYIFSQLEELGFNADAIYKGGLKVYTTLNLEYQELAREIMVRSIENVNKKYENVKNTRLQYGDKVFLPIIDLLSLTFNIRDIRTAGQKERQRAIQYYREHLNPLVDLMSTMFGDDDLKMCADSIHEKEKKIVKKTEVEGALVCIDSRTGHILAMVGGSSLSSRTNWFNRAVDAKVQPGSAFKPLYYSAAIEDGVLTPASMIVDAPVIFWNDDGTPYTPLNYKGRWYGRVLARYALAKSLNVPSLKVLSRVGFDRAIANASKMLGIKDKREIESNFPRKYPLGLGIAEVSPLQMARAYATFPNEGMAVEPIGIRFIEDRHGKKIREPEKELRARQKQGGNALRIMSQQTAYIMTDMMKSVVSYGTLAGQARKFKDRPIAGKTGTTQNWSDAWAVGFTPQITTSVWFGFDTPGNSLGVDLNGAAIAGPVWGEFMYRLHNNLPVEEFKKPETGLIEVEICAKSGLLPDLEGYCKNETRLELFKKGTEPKTYCDLHRTESERRAKIKSKLHDALYYDDPQEISMSEFEKSLAEDTEGETVSGVTPEPEDAESGNYIDYDEEDEVDIFQNNPLLDE
- a CDS encoding ParB N-terminal domain-containing protein → MQLPVDAIKIKKRIRKDLGDLSPLVASIKKYGQLSPIIVDPDYILIAGHRRLEAVKRLGLRTIEVIVTDSENEIDKIEIELEENIQRRNLSTDEISDGINTLHRLRNPNIIQRIINFFKRLFRWLIKNLRNGKTRS
- a CDS encoding M23 family metallopeptidase codes for the protein MKRKHRLIIYFLLNLFFIRDMYADYPELTSLSNSDILYKQLQDDISAYYRSLYSGKEKGRPPLTFFTYSIETKDDLFSVSAKVNIPYETLATLNRIGNTSFFRDVGMIIIPNTPGIFVPDDPESDLEQIMHSFRLQGGAGSGNGVIVMAKIREKMQKFYFFPGSRFHPVERAYFLQILFRFPVRTGKVTSAFGNRKNPFSGHPEVHNGIDIGAKAGSDVYAARDGKIIETGYSEIYGNYILISHPGGYQSFYGHLKEICVTLLQEVYSGMIIGKVGTTGRSTGPHLHFEIRRNGKAQDPATFFD
- a CDS encoding tetratricopeptide repeat protein encodes the protein MRKITFYSTAALILASVILFSGASGGKTSREAVSARVIGISADDKELTINRGSADNIEEGLECVIRYNRGDGYAQIEWDIDIARGTIKKTFPDTSSVAVTMMIDTVLVGDYCEVQADIPSSLVSEDLGRIALFDISFLDYYNGEPFFLLKDLIDDPSKTNFDHIYRLLLDEVHRFSDDVDVWSDGKIVKGGIFDGLSWGEAFTKTTIDEIKNYIEYVSYYPGDYINYDWTFIETYSTWVINQTRSGEPEKKRILASPYADRGDRLVKKGEYQKAVEAYKKALDILPDFTRAVKGVDRINSMLKHKKMLQEDPRDVIAKFELGNEYYEIDLYKEALTEYTGARELGYDTFDLNKYIGYTYTAMGRYGEARKVFEDLLVRDPDNKNITMWLTYTKAREEQKGTPRGEAYITTGNLWYEWEDYDEAISEYKKALELEPDNEKVWKLIIATTKRRKAYQYQKWALDYWESGDFEQAKTWWRNAVSLCTEIHDNAGRIDILDEMADKMFDWNFYDSAIDIYTQILDIDSGHYDSYISLSNCYKEKKDYTKALDWVEKGITINPEDGWGYNIRGYIYLKRSLIDKAIESFLKAVDCDPDYKYPLRNLGTAYAIKGDYSESRKYLRQSLEIDKDYWEARNDLIDIECLLETKQLLDMNSNNVGARLRLGRALYGLEDYGQSIIELNRVIKLKRNDPVALAYLGYSYCRLGKYEQAKTYIEKAFGIRKNYNLNAWIAYIDAQILLEKNPDDPAVYRKLGENDLYWEYFDDALTDFERAVQKGADPDSVFKLMETARKGKEAKHLYSISGDFYNRAEYEHSLEYAQLARSAYREVGAKEGEIWCLLRMGWCHANMFNHTDALSCYKQAGILADEAGNETLVAHYLSSLGDYYKSIGDFDNTMDYKQRAQEIYHSNNDLSNEAAMTLVPLGSTFGLLGETELMFEYYERALSIHQKIMNSSGEATTLSEIGSAYVDSGDYSKGLDFKLKALTKARADDDHVNELWSYRGIGDIYFDLGDGDNALKAFRHFLDTATALGNKSERSVALNDIGRVHLEFTKDYNKALECFTESLTIARLIGYTLLDGVATSNIGVTYSRQHDYKRALAFHDEGLAIVRSLNNKYTEMQGLNEKGETLQKMKRYDDALACHLSAIEIATSLGNNSEKWKYQLNAGIDYESKKNSGKAIEYYLAAVDTLSAIKNRITSDTQKKGFSEQERQINVYKRLIEALIKGDRQEEAFKYIEESKSKIIKDAFGEVKPKAFDATLKETLVNVDKYEKKKDAIEKKLQEEKGKPVEEQDKVKIRILSNTLATTEGEFNQWMLKLKVQNRKMYDALTITPTTLADIQKDIPAGSLILEYFISDNGLYIFCIGKDYFFAKSVEIETAVLERSVLDYLRLCQKPHSPRMNDLVKEGKKLYTVLIKPVEKEMEMFENIVIVPFGILYYLPFHALITDECTDPHYLVETKRVSYTTSATFTDMLKADKRKLKNILALGNPDGSLPAASKEIEMLKKEVFTTNAVILTKSEATKEKFFMYAKNYDIIHLATHGVILNNPLESYLLFAGKTNEEKRLTLLEVAGYTALREKTGLVFLSACQTAMDTSGGNGSELLSLAEAFAMAGPPTLIATLWEVDDVSTSEFVISFYRELNDVDNDKLDALRTAQLMLLRDKRYSHPFYWAPFIMIGNWR